A region from the Lolium perenne isolate Kyuss_39 chromosome 4, Kyuss_2.0, whole genome shotgun sequence genome encodes:
- the LOC127348325 gene encoding uncharacterized protein — MRGTDVDPLSVPFDPEVAVLAGQGKRNGRLWIGDGCIHPATVPSIRQLRRGRTSSDPQIETRPTPSSVAMQRIQAQVEEQNKLREEAEARAQRMEEQMMLQQQQLAQQQKMMEWMTQQMSQQQEHMRMLAMQPGGVTLPPLAPPPFTFPWAPPSSGSNNMPLGGLGNQEGTPPVPPMAGSHVLSNQNVARKL; from the exons ATGCGTGGCACAGATGTGGACCCTCTCAGTGTTCCCTTTGACCCCGAGGTTGCCGTGCTAGCGGGACAGGGCAAGAGGAATGGTCGCTTATGGATTGGTGACGGTTGCATCCATCCCGCGACCGTTCCATCTATCCGCCAGCTCCGTCGTGGCAGGACGAGCTCCGATCCTCAAATAGAGACCCGCCCCACGCCTTCGAGTGTAGCTATGCAAAGAATCCAG GCTCAGGTGGAGGAGCAGAACAAACTGCGAGAGGAGGCAGAGGCAAGAGCCCAGCGAATGGAGGAGCAGATGATGTTGCAGCAGCAACAACTGGCACAACAACAGAAGATGATGGAGTGGATGACACAACAAATGAGCCAGCAGCAGGAACACATGCGCATGCTTGCTATGCAGCCGGGTGGCGTGACTCTTCCTCCTCTTGCTCCTCCTCCTTTCACTTTCCCGTGG GCACCACCTTCGTCTGGCTCCAACAATATGCCGCTTGGTGGGTTGGGCAATCAGGAGGGAACCCCACCGGTGCCTCCTATGGCGGGTTCACATGTCTTGAGCAATCAGAATGTGGCTAGGAAGCTGTGA